Part of the Sinomonas atrocyanea genome is shown below.
GAAGCTGACCGGCAACTGATCGTGACCGCGGCCCGCTAGGCCGCCGGTACCGACACCGCTGACGAGGGCGGGTCCTGCTCAGGCAGGGCCCGCCCTCGTCATGTCCGCACGTCCACCCACGAGGTCCCGAGCGCGACGGCCGCCGCGGTCCCGGCGGTCAGCCCCGCGAGCCTCGACGCGAACTCCGCGGCTCCCGCGTCGCTGTCCGCGAGCGCCACGCGCACCCTCGCCCCGGCGGCGCCGTAGTCGGTGCCGGCCACGAGCACGCCGCCGGCCCGCAGGTCGTTCTCGAGGCGGGGTGCGGCCGCGTGCGGCACATCGATCCCGACGAGCCGGAGTCTCTCGCGGCGCAGGAGCGGGGCGGTGTCCAGCGCCGCCGAGACCGACTCCGAGTACGCCCGCACGAGCCCACCCGCGCCCAGCAGGATGCCGCCGAAGTACCTCACCACCACCGCAGCGATGTCGCTGAGGTCGGCGACGCCGTCGTGCGTCTCACGCCGCAGGAGCGCCTCCAGCATCGGGATTCCCGCGGTGCCCGAGGGCTCGCCGTCGTCGCTGCTGCGCTGGGTCGTGCGGTCGGGGCCGAGGACGAACGCGCTGCAGTGGTGGCGGGCGTCGTGGAACTCCCGCCGCAGCCCGGCGACGAGGGCGCGGGCCTCCTCCTCGCTCGCCGCCCGGCGCAGCACCGTGATGAAGCGCGACCGCTTGACCTCGAGCTCGTGGCGGTGCTCCCCGTCCACGGTCGTATAGGTGGTGGCATGGCTGGGCGTCTCCGTCACCGGGCCCAGTCTAGGAGGTCCACTAGGCTGGTGCCGTGCTGAGAGTGGGCCTGACGGGCGGCATCGCCGCAGGGAAGTCGGAGGTGTCGCGGCGGCTCGCCGAGCGCGGCGCCGTGGTCGTGGACGCGGACGTCCTGGCGCGCGAGGCCGTGGCGCCCGGCAGCGACGGGCTCGCCGAG
Proteins encoded:
- a CDS encoding IMPACT family protein, which translates into the protein MTETPSHATTYTTVDGEHRHELEVKRSRFITVLRRAASEEEARALVAGLRREFHDARHHCSAFVLGPDRTTQRSSDDGEPSGTAGIPMLEALLRRETHDGVADLSDIAAVVVRYFGGILLGAGGLVRAYSESVSAALDTAPLLRRERLRLVGIDVPHAAAPRLENDLRAGGVLVAGTDYGAAGARVRVALADSDAGAAEFASRLAGLTAGTAAAVALGTSWVDVRT